GGATGCCTACGGCAGGGTAGGGATGTTGCTTAATCATTACCCAGACAAAAAGACGATAGTCGTGCTTTACTCGGAGAAGGACTATGACTCCCTCCTGGGTGGCCGGGCATGGTGGGTGTTGGCCCTGTATGACGGGAAGATGAGGATACCTACCGGCAAGCTCAAGTATACCCGGGACGAAGTTGTCAGGATAATATATCACGAATACGCGCACGCGGTCGCGCACGATATCGCCGGTTCAGGTGTGCCTGTGTGGTTACAGGAAGGCATAGCTACAAAAGCGGAGACATTCGTGACGCCTAAGGACAAGGGCGAGCTTAAGAGGTACCTGAACTCGTATGGGTTCATCCCCCTGTCCAGGATGCCGGCATCATTCGCCAACATCAAGGACCACAACGTAGTTACTCTTCTGTACCTGGAATCCTATCTTCTGGTGGAATACATAATACTGCGTGGGGGGTATAGGGGTTTGCATGATATATTGCTGGAACTGGGCAAGGGGGAGCATATTGATATGGCCATCGCAAGTGTCCTGGGGGAGGATATGCCCGCTTTTGAGAAAGGCTGGGAAAGGTACCTGAGGTCGGAGTTCGGGTTGAACGAACTGAAATATATACAGTAACGTGAGTATTATTCTTGCCATGTGGGTGTAAAAATGATA
The sequence above is drawn from the Candidatus Omnitrophota bacterium genome and encodes:
- a CDS encoding tetratricopeptide repeat protein, translating into MMLRAANGQKAPGSALAMVLVVLAVLSLIAPDRALSSSDEAAYKYNNEGLELSKSGDYEGAIEAFKQARRYLPANDNVRKNLIIAYNNYGGYFINEGEFYRAIEQFEKAYYYDEAYPYTLYNLGQAYYLVQNMRKAEEYLERVYEIDPSIKGLKGLLEKVKKESGVEGGFSTNETLHFIMALSPGISIDASSYLRVNLEDAYGRVGMLLNHYPDKKTIVVLYSEKDYDSLLGGRAWWVLALYDGKMRIPTGKLKYTRDEVVRIIYHEYAHAVAHDIAGSGVPVWLQEGIATKAETFVTPKDKGELKRYLNSYGFIPLSRMPASFANIKDHNVVTLLYLESYLLVEYIILRGGYRGLHDILLELGKGEHIDMAIASVLGEDMPAFEKGWERYLRSEFGLNELKYIQ